The stretch of DNA AGGAGCCTTCTTCCTTCCATCCATTACCTTTGCATCATTGAACCAGTGGGAATCCGAAACCGGAGGCATAATCATCTCCGCGTGCTGCACCATAGCCTCCAAGGATATCATTTGCTCGTGCACGCGACTGCAGCGTCTGTCTTACTTGAGAGCTGCTGAGGCTTGTATTTTCAGACCATATTTTTGCTGCCAGACCGGAGATATGCGGTGTAGCCATGGATGTACCAGTAAGTGTTGCATACGTATTTCCCGGGTATGTGGATAGGATTGCTGATCCAGGAGCTGACACTTCCACATCACCCTGCTGGATGTAGTAGTCGCCATCCGTACGGCTGTAGCCCCTGGAAGAAGAATCGGCGACACGGTATGTTCCATTTTGCTGACGGTTCTCTAAGTTGGCGACTGCCACGGCTTCCGGCAGTGCAGCAGGATAGCCGATGGAGCCTTCATATGGACCTGAATTCCCGCTGGCTGCAATCACTAGTGCCCCGCTGCTGTTTGCATATCGCACCGCACTGGAGATGAGGGAATCCTGTCCGCCGCCAAGCGACATACTGATAACCACTCTTTCCCCGCGATTGGCTCCCTCGTCGGCAGCTTTCCGGATTGCGTTGGCAATATCATCGGAATAACCGCGGCCATCATCACCAAGTACCTTGTACGCCCAAAGGTCAGCTTCCGGCGCTACACCATAGATGCCCGAGCCATTACCGCCATTGGCAAGTGCAGATCCGGAAACATGCGTACCATGTCCATCACGGTCGACACAAGTGCCATTCACCTGTCCGCTGGATGCTTGTGTAAAGTCGATGCATTGCTCCACATTGGCAGCCAGATCAGGGTGATTGACAGATGTTCCTGTATCGAGAACGGCAATGTTGATATTATCCCCGCCGCTTGTCCTCGTTATGGATGGATTGTCATAGATTGCTTGTATCCCCCATGGTGTCCGATCGGATACCGCTTGGGTCGAAACATCTCGTTTGGCTGACACTTCCTGCTTCGAATACACCGTTACTTCGGTTACTTCCAAGTCCTTATCAGCTTTCAATTCCTTAAGCTCTTCTTTCGATACTTCGGTAGTGAAGCCCTCGTTGCCAAAGCTGTTACGTACACCATGCTCTTCCTTGACCTCGTCAGTGGCTTGTGTGGAGAAGACCCCATCCTTCTGCTTGACAAGAACACGGACTTCCCCATTTTTTGCCGTTTCATCAGGAGCAGCTGAAGCTTGCAGTGGCTGGAATGCAGATAATCCTATCATTGCGACAGCAGCGACACTTACCAGTTTTCTTTTCATTCGATCACCTCGCTGGTTTTTATAGTCACTGAGGTGGTGTCCAATCCTCTGCTCGAGACTCTCAGAAACTATTAAAGTAAATCTAGCATAGGCTTCCAGCAAAATGTATTGGGAAAACAGCCGACAGCAGCATACAAAAAAAGACATCATTCCAATTTCTTTTTCCTTTTTCCAGCAGAATATTTGCGCAGGTGAAAATTTCTGTGAGAAAAGTCGGAATAATGTCTTTCTGTCTAAGCTATCAGAATTGCAAACTGGTCATTATGGCTGTGTACAAAAGACCCGAAGCAGCGAATGCTGCCGCCAATGCAAAGCTTGCTGCTGCTCTTTTTTTGAAAAAATATACAATACTGGCCAAAA from Terribacillus sp. FSL K6-0262 encodes:
- a CDS encoding S8 family peptidase, which encodes MKRKLVSVAAVAMIGLSAFQPLQASAAPDETAKNGEVRVLVKQKDGVFSTQATDEVKEEHGVRNSFGNEGFTTEVSKEELKELKADKDLEVTEVTVYSKQEVSAKRDVSTQAVSDRTPWGIQAIYDNPSITRTSGGDNINIAVLDTGTSVNHPDLAANVEQCIDFTQASSGQVNGTCVDRDGHGTHVSGSALANGGNGSGIYGVAPEADLWAYKVLGDDGRGYSDDIANAIRKAADEGANRGERVVISMSLGGGQDSLISSAVRYANSSGALVIAASGNSGPYEGSIGYPAALPEAVAVANLENRQQNGTYRVADSSSRGYSRTDGDYYIQQGDVEVSAPGSAILSTYPGNTYATLTGTSMATPHISGLAAKIWSENTSLSSSQVRQTLQSRARANDILGGYGAARGDDYASGFGFPLVQ